One genomic region from Nocardia vinacea encodes:
- a CDS encoding LysE/ArgO family amino acid transporter — MHVTASSAALAAISGLGFGLSLIVAIGAQNAFVLRQGLRGQHVLAVVAVCTVSDIVLIAAGVGGLGVVVESAPVLLTVIRYAGAAFLLGYGILAARRAFASSSLTAESTGATVALGATVLTSLALTWLNPHVYLDTVLLLGSFANTYTSPDRWFLGAGAMVASIIWFASLGYGARKLGPLFARPIAWRVLDSVIAAVMFCLALGLLLTG; from the coding sequence ATGCATGTGACGGCATCATCGGCGGCCCTGGCGGCCATCTCGGGACTCGGCTTCGGACTCTCCTTGATCGTGGCGATCGGCGCGCAGAACGCTTTCGTCCTGCGACAAGGTCTGCGCGGTCAGCATGTGCTCGCGGTGGTCGCGGTCTGCACCGTGTCGGACATCGTGCTGATCGCCGCGGGAGTCGGCGGGTTGGGCGTCGTGGTCGAATCCGCACCCGTGCTGCTGACGGTGATCCGCTACGCCGGAGCCGCATTTCTGCTCGGCTACGGCATTCTCGCCGCCCGCCGCGCCTTCGCGTCATCGAGCCTGACCGCCGAGTCCACCGGCGCCACCGTCGCACTCGGCGCGACCGTCCTCACCAGCCTGGCCCTGACCTGGCTCAACCCGCACGTCTACCTGGACACGGTGCTGCTGCTCGGCTCCTTCGCCAATACCTACACCAGTCCGGACCGCTGGTTCCTCGGCGCCGGCGCGATGGTCGCCAGCATCATCTGGTTCGCCTCGCTCGGCTACGGCGCCCGCAAACTCGGCCCGCTGTTCGCCCGCCCTATCGCCTGGCGCGTGCTCGATTCGGTGATCGCGGCCGTGATGTTCTGCCTTGCGCTGGGCCTATTGCTCACCGGCTAG
- a CDS encoding N-acetylmuramoyl-L-alanine amidase, which yields MRLRSWKTTAAICAWGMLLGGCAHNASGSPARTTAPRIGDEPATAPPHFIADDRVVVIDPGHNGGNAAQPGEINRQVPDGRGKTKACNTTGTSATDGYTEHEFTWDVAIRVRDALAAHGIRVVLTRDDDAGVGPCVDERAAIGNRSGAAAVVSIHADGVAAGAHGFHVAYSSPPLNPAQHEPSQRLATTLRDTMIGSGFVPSTYVGSDGMNPRADLAGLNLSERPVALVECGNMRDPGDAALIESPDGRARYADAIANAIVAFLG from the coding sequence ATGCGATTGCGAAGCTGGAAGACAACCGCCGCGATCTGCGCATGGGGCATGTTGCTCGGCGGATGCGCGCACAACGCATCGGGTTCACCGGCGCGTACCACCGCGCCGCGGATCGGCGACGAACCGGCGACAGCCCCGCCGCATTTCATCGCCGATGACCGCGTCGTTGTGATCGACCCCGGACACAATGGTGGCAATGCCGCACAGCCCGGCGAGATCAACCGTCAGGTGCCGGACGGTCGCGGAAAAACCAAGGCGTGCAACACCACCGGCACGTCGGCCACCGACGGCTACACCGAGCACGAATTCACCTGGGACGTTGCAATCCGTGTCCGAGATGCCTTGGCTGCCCATGGAATTCGCGTCGTGTTGACTCGCGACGACGATGCGGGCGTCGGTCCGTGCGTGGACGAACGCGCCGCCATCGGAAACCGTAGTGGCGCAGCGGCTGTCGTCTCGATCCACGCCGATGGCGTCGCCGCGGGCGCACATGGCTTCCACGTCGCGTACTCGTCGCCGCCACTGAACCCGGCGCAGCACGAGCCGTCGCAGCGACTGGCAACGACCTTGCGCGACACTATGATCGGGTCCGGCTTCGTGCCGTCGACCTATGTCGGCTCCGACGGCATGAACCCGCGCGCGGATCTGGCGGGTCTCAACCTGTCCGAACGTCCGGTCGCATTGGTCGAGTGTGGAAATATGCGCGATCCGGGTGACGCCGCGCTGATCGAATCGC